The following coding sequences are from one Megamonas funiformis window:
- a CDS encoding ComEA family DNA-binding protein, with product MPMYKKSLLVLFCIALFASVSTFYYLYTQEDTTPIITDNMQTQTQDKQEDTTITVYVSGEVNSPGLVELPSDSRIADAIKACGDFTPLADKTKINLAQKLTDGMQIQVSSKTPVNNSNEQVNDTNSNIPNNNSSSNLININTATKEDLDTLPGIGPATAQKIIDYRQEHGNFSSIEDIKNVKGIGEAKFSKMQDKICT from the coding sequence ATGCCTATGTATAAAAAATCGCTACTTGTTTTATTTTGTATAGCTCTATTTGCTAGTGTTTCAACTTTTTATTATCTTTACACACAAGAAGATACTACTCCTATTATCACCGATAATATGCAAACACAGACTCAAGATAAACAAGAAGATACTACCATCACTGTTTATGTCTCTGGCGAAGTCAATTCTCCTGGTTTAGTTGAATTACCTAGTGATAGTCGCATTGCTGATGCAATTAAAGCCTGTGGCGATTTTACACCACTTGCAGATAAAACCAAAATCAATTTAGCTCAAAAATTAACTGATGGTATGCAAATTCAAGTGAGCAGTAAAACACCTGTCAACAATTCTAATGAACAGGTAAATGATACTAATTCCAACATTCCTAATAATAATTCATCTTCTAATTTAATCAATATAAATACTGCAACAAAAGAAGATTTAGATACTTTACCTGGAATTGGCCCTGCAACTGCTCAAAAAATCATTGATTATCGCCAAGAACATGGTAATTTTTCTTCTATCGAAGATATCAAAAATGTCAAAGGTATTGGTGAAGCTAAATTTAGCAAAATGCAAGATAAAATTTGTACTTAA
- a CDS encoding ComF family protein translates to MLNNIYQVIMQFLFPSHCPSCNAYVEQKGMWCSSCLEEIIRNENLAYDEDIRQYISPIIAIGKYDKGLKNLIHELKYQNKFATLAYLKPLFSYLDEDWDFSTYDMIIPVPLHKNKLKKRGFNQVEKIFKPWIDKHHFNYCDILERTKQTKSQYQLLRHERQENLANAFTLKDYVDVKNRKCLLIDDIFTTGSTLKNCAMVLKNHGAKTVSGLVLASQANINLPTKPSKEVFF, encoded by the coding sequence ATGTTAAATAATATCTATCAAGTTATTATGCAATTTCTATTTCCTAGCCATTGTCCTTCTTGTAATGCTTATGTAGAACAAAAAGGTATGTGGTGTTCTTCTTGTTTAGAAGAAATTATCCGCAATGAAAATCTAGCTTATGATGAAGATATTCGACAATATATTTCACCTATTATAGCTATAGGTAAATACGATAAAGGACTTAAGAATTTAATTCACGAATTAAAATATCAAAATAAATTTGCTACTTTAGCTTATTTAAAACCATTATTTTCATATTTAGATGAAGATTGGGATTTTTCCACTTATGATATGATCATCCCAGTACCCCTACACAAAAATAAATTAAAAAAACGTGGTTTTAATCAAGTTGAAAAAATTTTTAAACCATGGATTGATAAACATCATTTTAATTATTGCGATATTCTTGAGCGTACAAAACAAACTAAATCACAATATCAATTACTACGCCATGAACGTCAAGAAAATTTAGCCAATGCTTTTACCTTAAAAGATTATGTTGATGTAAAAAATCGCAAATGTTTATTGATTGATGATATATTCACCACAGGCAGTACACTAAAAAATTGTGCTATGGTTTTAAAAAATCATGGCGCTAAAACTGTAAGCGGTCTAGTATTAGCTAGTCAAGCCAATATCAATTTACCTACAAAACCTTCAAAGGAGGTATTTTTTTGA
- a CDS encoding tetratricopeptide repeat protein has product MKKRPKWFQQTSFNQPNTSDTSYCVFKNLYPSSSEDTTTEEISAQNITTDNKPSSNEMTKDDFLLEIHQFKQQKLYEEALSCIQLLFEKNIVDSDIIYELADTYLCLHDYERAFNWTQKLKAQSPQDCRSLLLEIQLLLVHGKKEEALTTLNHLLSNKITLKNEKDYQLLDMIIEKLKKIFKADKLMRRCPNLNTYQKQRRQSLKTQKQKNPVNHDLTVHQSTVINSAKGVIMPDTNTNINPALQNTINQIWDMQIANKENISTILATPCEQVSQCIMSQVLSYKKKIWLFNYLADIFRTHNNLQSAIFLLRQALLLDDENDFILKNLGYLLCQNGEYPNALVVLKDIKHKDFAVLDLIAKCQDLKN; this is encoded by the coding sequence TTGAAAAAACGTCCAAAATGGTTTCAACAAACCTCTTTTAATCAACCAAACACTTCTGATACTTCTTACTGTGTATTTAAAAATCTCTATCCATCTTCCTCAGAAGATACAACTACAGAAGAAATATCCGCTCAAAATATCACTACCGATAATAAGCCATCTTCAAATGAAATGACTAAAGATGATTTTCTTTTGGAAATCCATCAATTCAAACAACAAAAACTCTATGAAGAAGCTCTATCTTGCATTCAATTATTATTTGAAAAAAATATCGTAGATAGTGATATCATCTACGAATTAGCTGATACCTATTTATGTTTACATGATTATGAACGCGCTTTCAATTGGACACAAAAGTTAAAAGCTCAATCTCCGCAAGATTGCCGTAGTCTACTTTTAGAAATCCAACTTTTATTAGTTCATGGAAAAAAAGAAGAAGCTTTAACTACATTAAATCATCTATTATCCAATAAAATCACTTTAAAAAATGAAAAAGATTATCAACTTTTAGATATGATTATTGAAAAACTCAAAAAAATATTTAAAGCTGATAAATTAATGCGCCGTTGTCCTAATCTAAATACTTATCAAAAACAACGTAGACAGTCTTTAAAGACACAAAAGCAAAAAAATCCTGTTAATCACGATTTAACTGTTCATCAATCCACTGTTATCAATAGTGCAAAAGGAGTCATCATGCCTGATACCAATACCAATATAAATCCAGCTCTACAAAATACAATCAATCAAATTTGGGATATGCAAATAGCCAATAAGGAAAATATTTCTACTATTTTAGCCACACCTTGCGAGCAAGTGAGTCAATGTATCATGTCTCAAGTTTTATCTTATAAGAAAAAAATTTGGCTATTTAATTATCTAGCTGATATTTTCCGCACACATAATAATCTTCAATCAGCTATTTTTTTATTGCGCCAAGCTCTACTTTTAGATGATGAAAATGACTTCATCTTAAAAAATCTTGGCTATCTACTCTGTCAAAATGGCGAATATCCAAATGCTTTAGTAGTGTTAAAAGATATTAAACATAAAGATTTCGCTGTACTTGATTTAATCGCTAAATGCCAAGATTTAAAAAATTAA